A section of the Arabiibacter massiliensis genome encodes:
- a CDS encoding helix-turn-helix transcriptional regulator: protein MDRLKELFAGMRMRDAVFMTGYALYLAFGYMSFESPTVLTSLGESGALVQSLFLVAVIAARIAVYAAMIALARRASRTAPGVAVVVCAGVAATGFIVTRMAFQFAGFVPLESLVPWLVSGGLFFGAGDALINLLWARFCGTFSLRRVYLFVLMSNGLSLVVYFLVTLLPHPAVLPVGAVLFFASIVFCKRCLDARAPVEEEFSRPVFRGALAALWRPVLGTSILSFMSGLMLQLSLSQQIPLETFQYTSLVTQAVVVGALLLPALLVRNQPSLGSVYKVALPLSAAGFLLLPLIWTGVGGLANACAQLGTLVAGIILWCMLANAVHDTKLPAALLFSCSFACTNGAQLVGTLVGRLNAHTLGQGDVALTAVALVAVYLIAMVSMFLFKDRKLQGVDEAAAEPPSSEQRGDALEARCAALAEGHGFTPRESEILVHLGQGRTARAISEKLVVSENTVKYHIKSIYQKLDVHSRDEVIDLIEREA, encoded by the coding sequence GTGGATCGTCTGAAAGAGCTTTTCGCCGGCATGCGCATGCGCGACGCCGTGTTCATGACCGGTTATGCGCTGTACCTCGCGTTCGGCTACATGTCGTTCGAGTCGCCGACCGTGCTCACCTCGCTCGGCGAGAGCGGCGCGCTCGTGCAATCGCTGTTCCTGGTTGCGGTCATCGCCGCGCGCATCGCGGTGTACGCGGCCATGATCGCGCTCGCGCGGCGGGCGTCGCGCACCGCGCCGGGCGTGGCGGTGGTGGTGTGCGCGGGCGTGGCGGCCACCGGGTTCATCGTGACGCGGATGGCGTTCCAGTTCGCCGGGTTCGTGCCGCTCGAGTCGCTCGTGCCTTGGCTCGTGTCGGGCGGGCTGTTCTTCGGCGCGGGCGACGCGCTCATCAACCTGCTGTGGGCGCGCTTCTGCGGCACGTTCAGCCTACGGCGCGTGTACCTGTTCGTGCTGATGAGCAACGGGCTGAGCCTGGTGGTGTACTTCCTCGTCACCCTGCTGCCGCATCCGGCGGTGCTGCCGGTGGGCGCGGTGCTGTTCTTCGCCTCCATCGTGTTCTGCAAGCGCTGCCTGGACGCCCGCGCGCCCGTCGAGGAGGAGTTCTCCCGCCCGGTGTTCCGGGGCGCGCTCGCGGCCCTATGGCGCCCGGTGCTGGGCACGTCCATCCTGTCGTTCATGAGCGGGCTCATGCTGCAGCTGTCGCTGTCGCAGCAGATCCCGCTCGAGACGTTCCAGTACACGTCGCTCGTCACGCAAGCCGTCGTGGTGGGCGCGCTGCTGCTGCCCGCGCTCCTGGTGAGGAACCAGCCCAGCCTGGGCTCGGTGTACAAGGTGGCCCTGCCGCTGTCGGCCGCGGGATTTCTGCTGCTGCCGCTCATCTGGACGGGCGTGGGCGGGCTGGCCAACGCGTGCGCCCAGCTGGGAACGCTCGTGGCGGGCATCATCCTGTGGTGCATGCTGGCCAACGCGGTGCACGACACGAAGCTGCCGGCGGCGCTTCTGTTCTCGTGCTCGTTCGCGTGCACGAACGGCGCGCAGCTGGTGGGCACGCTGGTGGGGCGGCTCAACGCCCACACGCTCGGCCAGGGCGACGTGGCGCTCACGGCGGTGGCGCTGGTGGCGGTGTACCTGATAGCCATGGTGTCGATGTTCCTGTTCAAAGACAGGAAGCTGCAAGGCGTGGACGAGGCCGCCGCCGAGCCGCCCTCGTCGGAGCAGCGCGGCGACGCCCTGGAGGCGCGCTGCGCGGCGCTCGCGGAGGGCCACGGGTTCACGCCGCGCGAGTCGGAGATCCTCGTCCACCTCGGGCAGGGCCGTACGGCGCGCGCCATCTCCGAGAAGCTGGTGGTTTCCGAGAACACGGTGAAGTACCACATCAAGTCCATCTACCAGAAGCTCGACGTGCATTCCCGCGACGAGGTGATCGACCTCATCGAGCGAGAGGCGTAG
- a CDS encoding carboxymuconolactone decarboxylase family protein, which yields MKQETYNQVRDYRNRLFPGYDSPLSSTDPEFVEHYDRFAFGVVPASDDLDDRTRLMAIMAALIGCQGLDMFKAMTKGALNVGVTPVEAKEIVYQSTAYVGMGRMLPYLYAVNELLDHRLVAQPLEKQATVEEDERLEAGVQKQVDLFGPQMTDAYQTGPEDTRHIRRWLAENCFGDYYTRTGLTDAQREMITFCFLAAQGGCEPQLVSHAQANMRLGNDRAFLIKVVSQCLPYVGYPRSLNALACIDEACEAMDTEQ from the coding sequence ATGAAGCAGGAAACCTACAACCAGGTGCGCGACTACCGCAACCGCTTGTTCCCCGGATACGATTCGCCGCTTTCGTCCACCGACCCCGAGTTCGTGGAGCACTACGACCGCTTCGCGTTCGGCGTGGTGCCGGCGAGCGACGATTTGGACGACCGCACGCGGCTCATGGCCATCATGGCCGCGCTCATCGGCTGCCAGGGGCTCGACATGTTCAAGGCCATGACCAAGGGCGCCCTGAACGTGGGCGTCACGCCGGTGGAGGCGAAGGAGATCGTGTACCAGTCCACGGCATACGTGGGCATGGGGCGCATGCTGCCGTACCTGTACGCGGTGAACGAGCTGCTGGACCATCGCCTGGTGGCGCAGCCGCTCGAGAAGCAGGCCACCGTTGAGGAGGACGAGCGCCTGGAGGCCGGCGTGCAGAAGCAGGTTGACCTGTTCGGGCCGCAGATGACCGATGCCTACCAGACCGGCCCCGAGGACACGCGCCACATCCGCCGCTGGCTGGCCGAGAACTGCTTCGGCGACTACTACACCCGCACCGGCCTGACCGACGCGCAACGCGAGATGATCACCTTCTGCTTCCTGGCCGCCCAAGGCGGGTGCGAGCCGCAGCTGGTCAGCCACGCGCAGGCCAACATGCGCCTGGGCAACGACCGCGCCTTTCTCATCAAGGTGGTGTCGCAGTGCCTGCCGTATGTCGGTTATCCGCGTAGCCTGAACGCGCTGGCCTGCATCGACGAGGCCTGCGAGGCGATGGACACCGAGCAATAG
- a CDS encoding diguanylate cyclase, protein MRRSGEGRRCGRLAQAAARWALGAAFAFALVLAAPAAALAEDAAFAGGDADAAARTVRVAFPQQPQVMWTNEEGARSGYTYEYLERIAQYTGWDYEFVPVEGDCIAAFETSRALLEAGEVDLVAGVMPAAADGGPFLLTRGSYATFEAVLQVDAARSDDPLLSADEGRPLRVAAAGQAALLDDLETFCSRNGIPYEVVSCACFEDAQAAVLEGRADVALATDMGPAEGLRAVAHVASHPLYFAVARGSEALAAEIDAALSQIDNVDPTFRQRLREIYFARAGTTFVLDDEDRAYIASAGPIKVGVLANQPPYQYEEDGEVKGIAIDLLKTVSQKTRLSFEFVTAASEEELDELQAQGAIDMVACVDYNYATARERLLALTQPYVTATYVLVANAGAANGDIAGKRLALAATSRYDGVFVGNVQRFPSVAECLQAVLDGEADYTYVDEYVMQYFLNLPDYRGLRVAPQTHEPRRLSFGIARGGDAALLGIVDRAVGSLSEIELQGVINGNVMSDQPFDIVDFVRAHPVETFAAGAAVLLVVLLLVLVILYQRARENAKTAFDLKKRLRFYALCDDYFFEYDKRTDTLVVSLPDDGRRGDAEPVVISMNASSFVIEKADKEAFLELLRSDERRTEELRLPDADGIEHWLRISVEPVDDAGRSAGTVGKMKIIDDERQEKDQLLAKAERDSLTGLLNSDTTRRRVEQQLAALAPDGHGALVMVDIDRFKEVNDTYGHLVGDHVLVGVARVLRESFRVGDVVGRLGGDEFMVYMDRVDASLAEAKCESVRHSVERHAFDGTDCQVTISTGCALSERGESFEDLYRRADEALYEAKRSGRNRCGF, encoded by the coding sequence ATGAGGCGAAGCGGCGAAGGGAGACGGTGCGGACGGCTCGCTCAGGCGGCCGCGCGCTGGGCGTTGGGCGCGGCCTTCGCGTTCGCGCTCGTCCTTGCCGCCCCCGCAGCGGCGCTCGCCGAGGACGCGGCCTTCGCCGGCGGGGACGCGGATGCCGCCGCCCGCACGGTGCGCGTGGCGTTTCCCCAGCAACCTCAGGTCATGTGGACGAACGAGGAAGGCGCGCGCTCCGGCTACACCTACGAGTACCTCGAGCGCATCGCGCAGTACACGGGCTGGGACTACGAGTTCGTGCCCGTGGAGGGCGACTGCATCGCCGCGTTCGAGACGTCGCGGGCCCTGCTCGAAGCCGGCGAGGTGGACCTCGTCGCCGGCGTCATGCCCGCCGCGGCCGACGGCGGCCCGTTTCTGCTCACGCGCGGCAGCTACGCCACGTTCGAGGCGGTGCTGCAGGTCGACGCCGCCCGCTCGGACGATCCGCTGCTCTCCGCGGACGAGGGCCGTCCCCTGCGCGTGGCGGCCGCCGGGCAGGCCGCGCTTCTGGACGACCTGGAGACCTTCTGCTCCCGCAACGGGATCCCGTACGAGGTCGTGTCCTGCGCATGCTTCGAGGACGCGCAGGCCGCCGTGCTCGAGGGGCGCGCCGACGTGGCGCTCGCCACCGACATGGGGCCCGCCGAGGGCCTGCGCGCCGTGGCGCACGTGGCGTCGCACCCCCTGTATTTCGCCGTCGCCCGCGGCAGCGAGGCCCTTGCCGCCGAGATCGACGCGGCGCTCTCGCAGATCGACAACGTGGACCCGACGTTCCGCCAGCGCCTACGCGAGATCTACTTCGCGCGCGCCGGGACGACGTTCGTCCTCGATGACGAGGATCGCGCCTACATCGCCTCCGCCGGCCCTATCAAGGTGGGCGTCCTGGCCAACCAGCCCCCGTACCAGTACGAGGAGGACGGCGAGGTCAAGGGCATCGCCATCGACCTGCTGAAGACGGTGTCGCAGAAGACGCGCCTGTCGTTCGAATTCGTGACGGCCGCCTCGGAGGAGGAGCTCGACGAGCTGCAAGCCCAAGGGGCCATCGACATGGTGGCCTGCGTCGATTACAACTACGCCACCGCGCGCGAGCGGCTGCTCGCGCTCACGCAGCCCTACGTGACGGCGACCTACGTGCTCGTCGCCAACGCGGGGGCCGCCAACGGCGACATCGCGGGCAAGCGTCTCGCGCTCGCCGCGACGAGCCGCTACGACGGGGTGTTCGTGGGCAACGTGCAGCGCTTCCCGTCCGTCGCCGAGTGCCTCCAGGCGGTGCTCGACGGCGAGGCCGACTACACCTATGTCGACGAGTACGTCATGCAGTATTTCCTCAACCTGCCCGATTACCGCGGGCTGCGCGTGGCGCCGCAGACCCACGAGCCCCGCCGCCTGAGCTTCGGCATCGCGCGCGGGGGAGACGCCGCCCTGCTCGGCATCGTCGATCGGGCGGTCGGGTCGCTCTCCGAGATCGAGCTGCAGGGCGTGATCAACGGCAACGTGATGAGCGACCAGCCCTTCGACATCGTGGACTTCGTGCGCGCCCATCCTGTGGAGACGTTCGCCGCCGGGGCCGCCGTGCTGCTGGTCGTGCTGCTGTTGGTGCTGGTCATCCTGTACCAGCGGGCGCGGGAGAACGCGAAGACCGCGTTCGACTTGAAGAAGCGGCTGCGCTTCTACGCGCTGTGCGACGACTACTTCTTCGAGTACGACAAGCGCACCGACACCCTCGTCGTGTCCCTGCCCGACGACGGGCGGCGCGGTGACGCCGAGCCGGTGGTCATCAGCATGAACGCGAGCTCCTTCGTCATCGAGAAGGCCGACAAGGAGGCGTTCCTCGAGCTTCTGCGCTCCGACGAGCGGCGGACAGAGGAGCTGCGCCTACCTGACGCGGACGGCATCGAGCACTGGCTGCGCATCTCCGTCGAGCCGGTGGACGATGCGGGCCGCTCCGCCGGCACCGTGGGCAAGATGAAGATCATCGACGACGAGCGCCAGGAGAAGGACCAGCTGCTGGCGAAGGCGGAGCGCGACAGCCTGACCGGCCTGCTGAACTCCGACACGACGCGCCGCCGCGTGGAGCAGCAGCTGGCCGCGCTTGCGCCGGACGGGCACGGCGCGCTCGTCATGGTGGACATCGACCGCTTCAAGGAGGTCAACGACACGTACGGCCACCTCGTGGGCGACCATGTGCTCGTGGGCGTGGCGCGCGTCCTGCGCGAGAGCTTCCGCGTGGGCGACGTGGTGGGCCGGCTGGGCGGCGACGAGTTCATGGTGTACATGGACCGGGTCGACGCGTCGCTGGCGGAAGCCAAGTGCGAGTCAGTGCGGCACTCCGTGGAGCGCCACGCGTTCGACGGCACGGATTGCCAGGTGACCATCAGCACGGGATGCGCCCTCTCGGAGCGCGGCGAGTCGTTCGAGGACCTGTACCGGCGCGCCGACGAGGCGCTCTACGAGGCCAAGCGAAGCGGGCGCAACCGCTGCGGCTTCTAG
- a CDS encoding Nramp family divalent metal transporter, with protein MSSSLVQKFKNIGPGALVAAGFIGPGTVTTCTVSGASYGYTMLWALLFATAATIIFQEMASRVGIVSGKGLGENIRDRIPNKALMWIAIVIVIIAIFVGNIAYETGNITGGILGIQAVMPDMSLIPIVVVLGILAFIAMWIGSYKVVEVILTAIVVFMGVVFLVTAFASSPDWGAIATGLFVPTLPEEGSKGILTAVGLIGTTIVPYNLFLHASGASERFKDPEQVSDARFDTILSIGLGGIISMAILICAAANIYGTDATVTNGKDMALALQPLLGSWATWMIGLGLLAAGFSSAITASFSAAYAVNGVLGWKKTTKDIRFKVIWMIVLAAGCIMAIVLGKSPTELILVAQAANAILLPIMAFFVIYCANGKDLGKWRNHIFANCAGVVIIVITLFMCYRNMSSFLTSLSALIGG; from the coding sequence ATGAGCAGTTCGTTGGTGCAGAAGTTCAAGAACATCGGCCCTGGCGCGCTCGTGGCCGCCGGCTTCATCGGCCCCGGCACCGTCACCACGTGCACGGTTTCGGGCGCGAGCTACGGCTACACCATGCTGTGGGCGCTGCTGTTCGCCACGGCCGCCACCATCATCTTCCAGGAGATGGCGAGCCGCGTGGGCATCGTGTCGGGCAAGGGACTGGGTGAAAACATCCGCGATCGTATTCCCAACAAAGCGCTGATGTGGATTGCAATCGTGATTGTTATCATCGCCATCTTCGTGGGCAACATCGCCTACGAGACGGGCAACATCACGGGCGGCATCCTGGGCATCCAGGCCGTGATGCCCGATATGTCGTTGATTCCCATCGTCGTCGTGCTGGGCATCCTGGCGTTCATCGCCATGTGGATCGGCTCGTACAAGGTGGTCGAGGTCATCCTCACGGCCATCGTCGTGTTCATGGGCGTGGTGTTCCTGGTGACGGCGTTCGCGTCGAGCCCCGACTGGGGCGCCATCGCGACCGGCCTGTTCGTGCCGACGCTGCCTGAGGAGGGCTCGAAGGGCATCCTCACCGCCGTGGGCCTCATCGGCACCACCATCGTGCCGTACAACCTGTTCCTGCACGCATCCGGCGCCTCCGAGCGCTTCAAGGACCCCGAGCAGGTGTCCGACGCGCGCTTCGACACCATCCTGAGCATCGGCCTGGGCGGCATCATCTCCATGGCCATCCTCATCTGCGCCGCTGCGAACATCTACGGCACCGACGCCACGGTGACCAACGGCAAGGACATGGCGCTCGCGCTGCAGCCGCTGCTGGGATCGTGGGCCACGTGGATGATCGGCCTTGGGCTTCTGGCCGCCGGCTTCTCGAGCGCCATCACGGCGTCGTTCTCGGCCGCCTACGCCGTGAACGGCGTGCTGGGCTGGAAGAAGACGACGAAGGATATCCGCTTCAAGGTCATCTGGATGATCGTGCTCGCGGCTGGCTGCATCATGGCCATCGTGCTGGGCAAAAGCCCCACCGAGCTCATCCTGGTGGCGCAGGCGGCCAACGCCATCCTGCTGCCCATCATGGCGTTCTTCGTCATCTACTGCGCCAACGGCAAGGACCTGGGCAAGTGGCGCAACCACATCTTCGCGAACTGCGCGGGCGTGGTGATCATCGTCATCACGCTGTTCATGTGCTACCGCAACATGTCCAGCTTCCTCACGTCGCTTTCGGCGCTCATCGGCGGCTAG
- a CDS encoding FAD-dependent oxidoreductase has product MKDQGLSRRAFLGLGATAAVVAGAGLAGCAPQAKGEAGSTTTGASEGGTASAAPAGGSPTSYMPDFLTPPAVPTDIKEEKDCDVLVIGMGLAGTAAAKEAAESGKKVIVLEKQPEDKYSVISMAGDFGVVGSQIQKDLGIEWAPKADILNEFVKETGGRCDTWMMSYWYDHSGEDFDWFIEGADFEVLKSTAANRETDKPNFIRPKCFPKLDTYDYKEELYPYFHGTITTNPNMQWACEAAFNAAVAAGAELIYEAEGEQLIVEGDAVKGAYAKTPDGYLKVNAKAVVLCCGDYGANPEMRHYYAPWTEEFMGGVDDGRGQLMGIWAGGWMELGPHAPMTHHMGGALGVDSFLQLNMEGKRFMNEDVPGQNIADEHTRQPMAKDPEMAKAGVKAWQIFDSKWPEQIIHMPDGHGYTTYFVPDDKIAEYETVLSGFGLGYTTQAMVDERADVKCDTIEELAEKTGLPLETMKAEIERYNELCHKGVDEDFGKMSKRMFPVENPPYYACKFGNAGMLVMFGGLECNHDLQVTKDGTNDPIPGLYVAGNTMGRRLQVDYPVVVAGISLGTCLTFGRLAGKNAAAAV; this is encoded by the coding sequence ATGAAAGATCAAGGACTGAGCCGCCGCGCGTTCCTCGGGCTGGGCGCCACCGCCGCCGTCGTCGCGGGAGCGGGCCTGGCCGGTTGCGCGCCGCAGGCCAAGGGCGAGGCGGGCAGCACCACCACCGGCGCCTCCGAGGGCGGCACCGCGAGCGCCGCGCCGGCAGGCGGCTCCCCCACCAGCTACATGCCCGACTTCCTCACGCCGCCGGCCGTGCCGACGGACATCAAGGAGGAGAAGGACTGCGACGTGCTGGTCATCGGCATGGGCCTTGCCGGCACCGCCGCCGCCAAGGAGGCCGCCGAGTCCGGCAAGAAGGTCATCGTGCTCGAGAAGCAGCCCGAGGACAAGTACTCCGTCATCTCCATGGCCGGCGACTTCGGCGTGGTGGGCTCGCAGATCCAGAAGGACCTCGGCATCGAGTGGGCACCGAAGGCCGACATCCTGAATGAGTTCGTCAAGGAGACCGGCGGCCGCTGCGACACGTGGATGATGAGCTACTGGTACGACCACTCCGGCGAGGACTTCGACTGGTTCATCGAAGGCGCCGACTTCGAGGTGCTGAAGTCCACGGCCGCCAACCGCGAGACCGACAAGCCCAACTTCATCCGCCCGAAGTGCTTCCCCAAGCTGGACACGTACGACTACAAGGAAGAGCTCTACCCCTACTTCCACGGCACCATCACCACGAACCCCAACATGCAGTGGGCGTGCGAGGCGGCCTTCAACGCGGCCGTGGCGGCCGGCGCCGAGCTCATCTACGAGGCCGAGGGCGAGCAGCTCATCGTCGAGGGCGACGCCGTGAAGGGCGCCTACGCCAAGACGCCCGACGGCTACCTCAAGGTGAACGCCAAGGCCGTGGTGCTCTGCTGCGGCGACTACGGCGCGAACCCCGAGATGCGCCACTACTACGCGCCGTGGACCGAGGAGTTCATGGGCGGCGTCGATGACGGCCGCGGCCAGCTCATGGGCATCTGGGCCGGCGGCTGGATGGAGCTCGGCCCCCACGCGCCGATGACGCACCACATGGGCGGCGCGCTGGGCGTGGACAGCTTCCTGCAGCTCAACATGGAGGGCAAGCGCTTCATGAACGAGGACGTGCCCGGCCAGAACATCGCCGACGAGCACACCCGCCAGCCCATGGCGAAGGACCCGGAGATGGCCAAGGCCGGCGTGAAGGCGTGGCAGATCTTCGACAGCAAGTGGCCCGAGCAGATCATCCACATGCCCGACGGCCACGGCTACACCACCTACTTCGTGCCCGACGACAAGATCGCCGAGTACGAGACGGTGCTGTCCGGCTTCGGCCTGGGCTACACGACGCAGGCCATGGTGGACGAGCGCGCCGACGTCAAGTGCGACACGATCGAGGAGCTGGCCGAGAAGACGGGTCTGCCGCTGGAAACGATGAAGGCCGAGATCGAGCGCTACAACGAGCTGTGCCATAAGGGCGTGGACGAGGACTTCGGCAAGATGTCCAAGCGCATGTTCCCCGTGGAGAACCCGCCGTACTACGCGTGCAAGTTCGGCAACGCGGGCATGCTGGTGATGTTCGGCGGCCTCGAGTGCAACCACGACCTCCAGGTGACGAAGGACGGCACGAACGACCCGATCCCCGGCCTGTATGTGGCCGGCAACACGATGGGCCGCCGCCTCCAGGTGGACTACCCCGTGGTGGTGGCCGGCATCAGCCTGGGCACCTGCCTCACCTTCGGCCGCCTGGCCGGCAAGAACGCCGCCGCCGCGGTGTAA
- a CDS encoding protein-ADP-ribose hydrolase, which translates to MDETYAALGRLVAYLGSERPEYAGLAVPDDPAERWAMARALMNMRPPLPVPPEVLADQDAVLQARMARTDVADARELPAIPGDDRLALWRGDITTLAADAIVNAANCKLLGCFIPGHHCIDNAIHTFAGMQLRLACDDLMRAQGHDEPTGQAKVTPAFNLPARFVVHTVGPMVPTGRPTPAQDEQLASCYRSCLDAAADAGCASVAFCCISTGEFRFPRERAARIAVDEVRAWLAGDARIERVVFDVFGDADEDVYRRLLLPA; encoded by the coding sequence ATGGACGAGACGTATGCGGCGTTGGGGCGGCTCGTGGCGTACCTGGGGAGCGAGCGGCCCGAGTACGCGGGGCTTGCGGTGCCGGACGATCCCGCCGAGCGGTGGGCGATGGCCCGCGCGCTCATGAACATGCGGCCGCCGCTTCCGGTGCCGCCCGAGGTGCTGGCCGACCAGGATGCCGTCCTGCAGGCGCGGATGGCCCGGACGGACGTGGCGGATGCGCGCGAACTGCCGGCCATCCCCGGCGACGACCGCCTGGCGCTCTGGCGCGGCGACATCACCACGCTCGCGGCGGACGCCATCGTGAACGCCGCGAACTGCAAGCTGCTGGGCTGCTTCATCCCCGGCCACCACTGCATCGACAACGCCATCCACACGTTCGCCGGCATGCAGCTGCGCCTGGCCTGCGACGACCTCATGCGCGCGCAAGGTCATGACGAGCCGACGGGCCAGGCGAAGGTGACGCCCGCGTTCAACCTGCCCGCTCGCTTCGTGGTGCACACGGTGGGGCCCATGGTGCCTACCGGCCGGCCCACGCCCGCGCAGGACGAGCAGCTGGCCTCGTGCTACCGCTCCTGCTTGGACGCCGCCGCGGATGCGGGGTGCGCGTCGGTGGCGTTCTGCTGCATCTCAACCGGCGAGTTCCGCTTCCCGCGCGAGCGGGCGGCGCGCATCGCCGTGGACGAGGTGCGCGCATGGCTGGCGGGCGATGCCCGCATCGAGCGCGTCGTATTCGACGTGTTCGGCGATGCCGACGAGGACGTGTATCGCCGGCTGCTGCTGCCCGCGTGA
- a CDS encoding helix-turn-helix transcriptional regulator, which yields MGFVLFHYTLFVLLASILASATCLSAYLVSRKRIMLFACAGFLFYFFDVAWVFQDDFFTGADAGLGAAYSLVMSLMLVVTGGGFLTSFWLLVCEYLGETRRVLKVAPLVAFVVGSVGCLLLMPEGDVRSFWFYFMREAYLFWMLLFAGVWFVMTKNDDERSRLRRHRWLYVFLWVLGACIVLEDALVFLSPNPILIGPRAYAPERNFSENALMLGCAFFACRDAIRSLSLRFERPPMRGGGRQEELIDDNLLTYGRRHQLSEREQEVLRYVLLGNDNQNIASSMQLALSTVKVHVHNILQKTGKANRQELVQDFWKMS from the coding sequence GTGGGTTTCGTGTTGTTCCATTACACGCTGTTCGTGCTGCTTGCCTCCATCCTCGCATCGGCCACCTGCCTCTCGGCCTACCTCGTGTCGCGCAAGCGGATCATGCTGTTCGCGTGCGCCGGCTTCCTCTTCTACTTCTTCGACGTGGCCTGGGTGTTCCAAGACGATTTCTTCACCGGGGCCGACGCGGGCTTGGGCGCGGCGTATTCGCTGGTCATGTCGCTGATGCTGGTGGTGACGGGCGGCGGGTTCCTCACGTCGTTCTGGCTTCTGGTGTGCGAGTACCTGGGCGAGACGCGCCGCGTGCTCAAGGTGGCGCCGCTCGTGGCGTTCGTCGTGGGCAGCGTGGGCTGCCTGCTGCTCATGCCCGAGGGCGACGTGCGCTCGTTCTGGTTCTACTTCATGCGCGAGGCGTACCTGTTCTGGATGCTGCTGTTCGCCGGCGTGTGGTTCGTCATGACGAAGAACGACGACGAGCGCAGCCGTCTGCGCCGCCATCGCTGGCTGTACGTGTTTTTGTGGGTGCTGGGGGCCTGCATCGTGCTGGAGGACGCGCTCGTGTTCCTGTCGCCCAACCCCATCCTCATCGGGCCGCGCGCGTACGCCCCCGAGCGCAACTTCTCCGAGAACGCGCTCATGCTGGGCTGCGCGTTCTTCGCGTGCCGCGACGCCATCCGCTCGCTGTCGCTGCGCTTCGAGCGCCCGCCCATGCGCGGCGGCGGCCGGCAGGAGGAGCTCATCGACGACAACCTGCTGACGTACGGGCGGCGCCACCAGCTGTCCGAGCGCGAGCAGGAGGTGCTGCGCTATGTGCTTTTGGGCAACGACAACCAGAACATCGCCTCGTCGATGCAGCTGGCGCTGAGCACCGTGAAAGTGCACGTGCACAACATCCTGCAGAAAACGGGGAAGGCGAACCGCCAAGAGCTCGTCCAGGACTTCTGGAAGATGTCGTAG
- the arcA gene encoding arginine deiminase, with protein sequence MGVNVKSEIKPLKKVLLHRPGKELLNLTPNTLEELLFDDIPFLKVAQEEHDAFAQALRDNGVEVFYLEDLMAEVLEANPELREKFLKQWIEEAGIRTDRYQKIIFDYMQQNYPDSKDFVLKTMEGINLTELHTDKSNSLVDLVSEASKMVINPMPNLYFTRDPFAMIGNGVSINRMYSVTRNRETIYGEYIFAHHPLLKGTPQYYSRYSAFHIEGGDILNINEHVLAIGISQRTEPDAIDEIAHNIFNDETSPIDTILAFNIPNSRAFMHLDTVFTQIDTDKFTIHPGIMGPLTVFEITPDNGGIKVREMNDTLENVLEQYVGCPVELIPCAGGDRIAAEREQWNDGSNTLCIAPGKIVVYERNDVTNKVLRDKGLDLIIVPSAELSRGRGGPRCMSMPIERED encoded by the coding sequence ATGGGAGTTAACGTCAAGAGCGAGATCAAGCCCTTGAAGAAAGTCCTGCTGCACCGCCCCGGCAAGGAGCTTCTCAACCTCACGCCGAACACGCTCGAAGAGCTGCTGTTCGACGACATCCCGTTTCTGAAGGTCGCCCAGGAAGAGCACGACGCGTTTGCGCAGGCCCTGCGCGACAACGGCGTCGAGGTGTTCTACCTGGAGGACCTCATGGCCGAGGTGCTCGAGGCCAACCCCGAGCTGCGCGAGAAGTTCCTCAAGCAGTGGATCGAGGAAGCCGGCATCCGCACGGACCGCTACCAGAAGATCATCTTCGACTACATGCAGCAGAACTACCCGGATTCCAAGGACTTCGTGCTGAAGACCATGGAGGGCATCAACCTCACCGAGCTGCACACCGATAAGTCGAACTCCCTGGTCGACCTCGTGTCTGAGGCTTCCAAGATGGTCATCAACCCCATGCCGAACCTGTACTTCACCCGCGATCCGTTCGCGATGATCGGCAACGGCGTGTCCATCAACCGCATGTACTCCGTCACCCGCAACCGCGAGACCATCTACGGCGAGTACATCTTCGCGCATCACCCGCTGCTGAAGGGCACCCCGCAGTATTACAGCCGCTACAGCGCCTTCCACATCGAGGGCGGCGACATCCTCAACATCAACGAGCACGTGCTGGCCATCGGCATCTCTCAGCGCACCGAGCCCGACGCCATCGACGAGATCGCGCACAACATCTTCAACGACGAGACGAGCCCCATCGACACCATCCTGGCGTTCAACATCCCCAACAGCCGCGCGTTCATGCACCTGGACACCGTGTTCACGCAGATCGACACGGACAAGTTCACCATCCACCCCGGCATCATGGGCCCGCTGACCGTGTTCGAGATCACGCCTGACAACGGCGGCATCAAGGTCCGCGAGATGAACGACACGCTGGAGAACGTGCTTGAGCAGTACGTCGGCTGCCCGGTCGAGCTCATCCCCTGCGCCGGCGGCGACCGCATCGCGGCCGAGCGCGAGCAGTGGAACGACGGCTCCAACACGCTGTGCATCGCGCCCGGCAAGATCGTGGTGTACGAGCGCAACGACGTGACGAACAAGGTGCTGCGCGACAAGGGCCTCGACCTCATCATCGTGCCCTCCGCCGAGCTGTCCCGCGGCCGTGGCGGCCCGCGCTGCATGAGCATGCCCATCGAGCGCGAGGACTAG